From the genome of Verrucomicrobiia bacterium:
CATAAAATTCGGACCGTTGCGGGGAGGCGGATACGCTGGTGAGATGGATGTCGTAGGATATAAACCGGAAGCGCAAGAATTAATACATATAGAAACGTCAGCCGACTCTTATTCCTGGGCAAGGAGAAAGCGAAATTTTGAACGGAAATTTACAGATGCAAGAAAGTATTATATGGAGATATTTCCTTTCAAACAGATGAGCATGAAACCGAGGCAGATTGCTTTGGTGGGCCTAAATCTTAACCCCTGCCCAGAAGTGAATTCTTGGAAATCATCGGCACCTTCCGGCTCTCCTTGGGAAGGAATCGGGATAGAAGTTCTGCACATTCCGGAGTTTTTGAGGCAAATCAATTCTGAACTGAGAAATAAAAATCCACGAAATGACGTGATTCCAGAAACGTATCCATTGTTACGAGCGATACAGCACTCCGCTTTCTACGATCGAAACAGATAGGAAATAAATAGAATGTCTTGGCCAACAAAAAAATTAGGAGAAATTGCAAAAGAAATAAGGTCTGGCTTCGCGTGTGCCAAGACAAAACGAGTCGAGGATGGTGTTATTCACTTGCGTACCAACAACATAAGTTTAGACGGGAGATTGGACTTGTCGACCATTACAAAAATACCGAAACGATTTGTCGACGAAAAGGCAGATTCTTTAAAGAAAAACGACATCTTGTTTAACAACACAAATAGTGTCGAACTTGTAGGTAAAACCTTACTTGTCGACAGTGACTTACCGTATGCATTTAGTAACCATTTGACGAGAATTCGTGTGGATGAAAAAGTCGCGATGCCAAAATATGTGGTTCTGATGTTTTGGAAATTCTGGCAAGAAGGCTTATTCGCCCGGCTCTGCACTCAATGGGTGAATCAGGCCGGTATCAATCAGACAAAATTAGAAGCTATTAAGATCCCGCTCCCGCCCCTCGACGAACAAAAGAGGATCATATCTAAAATCGAAAAACTTTTTGTGAAACTTGACGAGGCCGGCCGCCTACGCGCTGAAGCCCTCTCCGCCTCCGCTGCCCTTTTGCCCTCCGCCCTGCACGATGTGTTTGGCCGCGCCGGAAGAGAAGGTTGGGAGGAAATAAAACTTATCGATATTTGCGAAAAAACTAAGTTGGTCCAACCGGAGAAAATCAGTAAAGGCAGCTTCAACTATATTGATATAACCTCGGTAAGCGAGATGGACGGAATTGGTGCGATAACCGCGCGAGTTTTACCGGTAAAAGAGGCCCCTTCTCGTGCGCGCAAACTGGTTCGAGAAGGCGATACCATTTTTGCCACGACGCGACCGTACTTGAAACGCATAGCATTTATTCCAAAGGATTTGAGTAATTCGATCGCTTCTACAGGTTTTTGCGTGTTACGACCGAAAGAAGGAATTGCAGATTCCAGCTACGTTTTTCACATCGTTAATTCCGATAATTTTGTTTCAAAAATTATTCCGCTACAGCGCGGTGCGTCCTATCCGGCCGTTTCTGATAAGGACGTTCTAAGCCAAACGATTCCTCTTCCGACTTTCGCCGAGCAGAGAAAGATAGTTGAGTATTTGGACGCACTCTCTGCCAAGACTCGAGAGCTCCAATCCCTGCAGGAGGCGACGGCAAACGAATTTGTGGTGCTGCGGCAGTCCATCCTCGCGCACGAACTTGGCTCATCGTAAAGTGTGCGTTTCCACTTGACACCGCCATTTCTGCTAATTAATTGATCGAGCCGCCGGAGCTTTCGCACGAGCGGTAGAAACGGCAACCTATTGGACGGAAGAAAGGAGGGAGGAAAATAGGAGGGCGGTCCGAAGAACCAAGGAAACAAGAGCTAAAAAGGCCGCCTGATTCTTACACAAACCTGAAACTTCTAAATACCTAACTCGTTGTGCTGCAACACAATTGCTTCGCTGGCTGGCCGCCTGACTCTTAATCAGCGGGTCGGAGGTTCGAGTCCTCCATGGCGCATTTAATATGCCCAAAAATTCATTGAAGCAATCTCCGCTTGAATTAGCCGAAAAAGCCGCGCTGAAAGCCAGGAAAGTTGCCCTCCGTTATTTCCGAAGGGGCGTTTCCGCTGAGAGAAAAGCCGACGGCTCGCCGGTCACCAAAGCCGACAAAGAAACGGAAGAAATCCTCATTGAAACGTTGCAGAAAGGGATGCCCGGCTGTGGATTTTTAGGCGAAGAATTCGGCCAACAGGGTTCGAAAGAACGGCGCTGGATTATCGACCCCATCGACGGTACCCGGAACTTCGTCCGGGGTATTCCTATCTGGGCACTTCTGATAGCTTTTGAGGAAAAAGGAGAAATCACTGCCGGAGTCGTACATAGTCCCGCCACTGGCGAACTCTGGAGCGCCCGCAAGGGGGGCGGAGCGTATCGCAACGGCAAGCGTATTTCCGTATCGAACGCCGGCTCGCTGGACAAGTCCATATTTTTCCACAGCGGTTTAAGAAAAAGCAAAGAGGGTTTTTATTGGGACGGGCTGTTGCGGTTGGTCGAAAAAACTCCATACCAGCGCGGCCCGGGGGATTATCTCGGCTACATGCTCGTGGCGCAAGGGCAGGGGGAAATCTACCTTGAGGATGGTCTTGCCCCATGGGATATCGCCGCCAACAAAATCATCGTCGAGGAGGCGGGCGGCAAACTCACCGATCTTGAGGGACGCCCCACCATTTATTCCGGCTCGGCTTTGGCGACGAACGGCAAACTGCATGAACAGGTTTTGAAGATTCTTCACGGTCGTGCGCAGGGGGGAGGTCTGGAACCAACGCCGGGCTAAAACCGTTAAATTAACAGTGGAAATTACGGCCCTTTTTGCCGTATATTATACTGTCGGGCGGGCATGACCCCGCCCACCAGCATCCTGCCTTCCGGCTTCCCCGGGGCCAAATCTTGGGGGCGACCGGTTTCGACGAGGACAAGGAGAAAAAGCTGGCCTGTCGAGCTCCCTGCACGCTCGCTAATCTCGCGGGATACAATTCAAGTGCCAACGATCACGTTGCACTGGCTGCCTAATAAAATAGCGTAGCCCGTCCCTTTCCGGTTTGCCCTTTGGCTGGAGAGCTGACGTCGACTAAAAGGGCTGGGTTTTCGGGTGTTCGGGACCGGAGACCGAGGAGCTTTCTCGAACTGGTCCGCTCTTGAGCCCGCCCGAGGCATAAGTCCGGATGAATAAAAAAGAAGAAGGGCTATACAGGTAGAGGGCTTTTTTGAATTTCCTTCGGACGCGGGTTCGATTCCCGCCGCCTCCACTTTAAAAACAGGGATTAGGGATCATTGATTAGTTAAAACCAAAACAAATTTCCGGCTTGACTTGGATGGAGAGGGAATCTATCCTTTTTGAGCCATGTCGCCGGATTCCAACTGGTTCAATTAAAGGAAGCGGTGAACGGACTGCCGGCTGAACCTATCGCGGAGTTGAAGACAGACCTTTTAACTGTCGCGGCGATAGGAATCACCGTCTATTTGTTGTCCGCTTTCATCCACGAAGCGATCGGCCATGGTTTGACCGCATTTCTTGTCGGCGCAAAAGTGCTCCAGATTACGAACGCTTACGTCGAAACCGACCACACCGGCCTTTCCGCTTGGGCCGTGCGGGCCATTTCCGCCGGCGGCTGCGCCGCCAACTTCATCTTCGGCGCGGTTTTCCTCATCTGGCACCGCAAACTTCGGGGCGGCTCCGCCCACCTGCGCTATTTTCTCTGGCTTTTGGGAACCATCAATTTCCTCAAAGGTAGCGGTTATATGTTTGCTTTGTCTTTCGCTTCCTTTGGCGACTGGCATAATTTTTTGCACGGCTTGGAGCCGAAACTTCCTTGGCAAATCGGATTAACATTGGTTGGCATAACCATTCATATGGCCACTTTTTTTACGCCGTCCGCACCATCGATGAATTTTTGGGCCCGACCAATCGTCGAAAACGGGCTTTGGCGCTTACCTTGACGCCGTATCTGGTCGGCGGAACGGCAAACTCTCTGGCGGCGGCCATGGGCCCCGGTGGGATGAAAGCCATTCTTTTCTCCGCCGCCTTGGCCACCTTCGGCGGCACCTGGCTTTTGGTCTGGGTTCCCGCGGCCGTCGGCACTCCACGCCAGACAACCCGTGAAAATCCGGTTACAGTCACCAGTAAGGTCGGTTGGATTTTGTTTGGACTGACCGGTCTGGGAGTCTACTTTTTTATTCTGGGGCCGGGTTTGATTCGGTAAAATATCTTCGATGGCCGCTAATAGGTTGACTTTTTCCCGACTCGAAACCGACCGGCTGATTTTGCGGCGGTTCGCCGATTCCGACTTGCACGCTCTTTTTGCCTACCGTAACGACCCGGAAGTTGCCCGCTATCAAAACTGGAGCGTGACGGATGAATCGGGATTGCGGGTTTTTATTCAGAATCAACAATCCCTCCAACCGGGAACGCACGGAGAATGGTTCCAGTTGGCCATTGCCTTGAAATCGACCGACGAATTGGTCGGCGACTGCGTGTTGAGG
Proteins encoded in this window:
- a CDS encoding inositol monophosphatase; the encoded protein is MPKNSLKQSPLELAEKAALKARKVALRYFRRGVSAERKADGSPVTKADKETEEILIETLQKGMPGCGFLGEEFGQQGSKERRWIIDPIDGTRNFVRGIPIWALLIAFEEKGEITAGVVHSPATGELWSARKGGGAYRNGKRISVSNAGSLDKSIFFHSGLRKSKEGFYWDGLLRLVEKTPYQRGPGDYLGYMLVAQGQGEIYLEDGLAPWDIAANKIIVEEAGGKLTDLEGRPTIYSGSALATNGKLHEQVLKILHGRAQGGGLEPTPG
- a CDS encoding restriction endonuclease subunit S — translated: MSWPTKKLGEIAKEIRSGFACAKTKRVEDGVIHLRTNNISLDGRLDLSTITKIPKRFVDEKADSLKKNDILFNNTNSVELVGKTLLVDSDLPYAFSNHLTRIRVDEKVAMPKYVVLMFWKFWQEGLFARLCTQWVNQAGINQTKLEAIKIPLPPLDEQKRIISKIEKLFVKLDEAGRLRAEALSASAALLPSALHDVFGRAGREGWEEIKLIDICEKTKLVQPEKISKGSFNYIDITSVSEMDGIGAITARVLPVKEAPSRARKLVREGDTIFATTRPYLKRIAFIPKDLSNSIASTGFCVLRPKEGIADSSYVFHIVNSDNFVSKIIPLQRGASYPAVSDKDVLSQTIPLPTFAEQRKIVEYLDALSAKTRELQSLQEATANEFVVLRQSILAHELGSS